From Woronichinia naegeliana WA131, the proteins below share one genomic window:
- a CDS encoding transposase, which yields MLEWWTKNFASCELGDERLNNRAFSIGKKLSEGFGKALSEVFKGGNELKRSYEFLGIRKQTLSR from the coding sequence ATGTTGGAATGGTGGACAAAAAACTTTGCCAGTTGTGAATTGGGAGACGAGAGGCTAAACAATCGTGCCTTCTCGATTGGGAAAAAGTTAAGTGAGGGGTTTGGAAAAGCCTTATCAGAAGTGTTTAAGGGAGGAAACGAGTTAAAGAGGTCCTATGAATTTTTGGGAATCCGAAAACAGACTTTGTCAAGATAA
- a CDS encoding ABC transporter substrate-binding protein has product MQGNYDHIGVSVPIGSNREIAEEILRGVATFQDKLNTQKMGRDRRSLVIEIANDDNNPAIAQEIAKYFVKETAIQAVIGHNASDASVAAAPIYQKGGLVMLSPTSFSDRLITLGDHIFRMVPLSSLTDKLANYIVKTTPKARVTSCFDGEAIDNASFATRVASKLIDEKISYINIPCNFSDPQFKADQKINEIINQGIDTLILAPHVDRIEKALEMAKANQGRLTLFGSSTLLTGLTLKGGQAVNNLVLVVPWYKDQSDAFSQELAKKWGSTRNWRTILSYDATVTIATALSINPTRNGIAQVLRRQDFKGKGVTGDIQFLPSGDRIPSPTTGDFVQVQLNEKNHQFFPIDFPP; this is encoded by the coding sequence ATGCAGGGAAATTATGATCATATTGGGGTTAGTGTTCCTATCGGCAGTAACAGGGAAATTGCTGAAGAAATTTTGAGAGGAGTTGCAACCTTTCAAGATAAATTAAATACTCAAAAAATGGGTAGAGATAGACGATCATTAGTGATTGAAATTGCTAATGATGACAATAATCCAGCGATCGCCCAAGAAATTGCCAAGTATTTTGTTAAAGAGACTGCCATCCAAGCCGTGATTGGTCATAATGCCTCCGATGCTAGTGTGGCGGCGGCTCCGATTTACCAAAAAGGGGGTCTCGTGATGTTAAGTCCCACCTCTTTTTCTGATCGCCTAATTACTTTGGGAGATCATATTTTTCGGATGGTTCCCCTTAGTTCTTTAACCGATAAATTGGCAAATTATATTGTTAAAACCACTCCAAAAGCGAGGGTTACAAGTTGTTTTGATGGGGAAGCAATTGATAATGCTTCTTTTGCGACCAGAGTTGCTTCTAAATTAATTGATGAAAAGATTTCTTATATTAATATTCCCTGTAACTTTTCCGATCCCCAATTTAAGGCGGATCAAAAAATCAATGAAATTATTAATCAGGGGATAGATACTCTCATTTTGGCTCCCCACGTTGATCGCATTGAAAAAGCCTTGGAAATGGCCAAAGCGAATCAAGGTCGCTTAACACTTTTTGGAAGCAGTACCCTACTCACGGGATTAACCTTAAAGGGAGGACAAGCCGTTAATAACTTAGTCTTGGTAGTGCCTTGGTACAAAGATCAGTCTGATGCTTTTAGTCAAGAACTGGCAAAAAAATGGGGAAGTACTCGCAATTGGCGTACGATTTTATCCTACGATGCAACTGTCACGATCGCCACCGCTTTATCTATTAATCCGACCCGTAACGGAATTGCTCAGGTTTTGCGCCGTCAGGATTTTAAGGGTAAGGGCGTAACTGGAGATATTCAATTTTTACCAAGCGGCGATCGTATTCCCAGCCCAACAACAGGGGATTTCGTACAGGTGCAATTGAACGAAAAGAATCATCAATTTTTCCCCATTGATTTTCCCCCGTAA
- a CDS encoding IS630 family transposase (programmed frameshift) yields MVSIGKGAAYKIKHANILLNIDVNGQGWTDEEAAAAFSCHRNTVANLRERLVNEGVESALSRKPRKTPPRQPIIDGEVEAKLIALRCGEPPAGQARWTLRLLADKAVELEIVPAISHETVRPSVKKNELKPHLRQMYVIPPEKSAEFVSNMEDVLEIYHRPYDPNCPVICMDEQPIQLVKETRLPLPAKPGQPEAHDYEYERNGTANIFMFTEPLSGWRKTVVSERRTSVDWATEIKNLLDNDYADNDKVILVCDQLNTHKLASLYEAFEPSTARRLVERLEIHHTPKHGSWLNIAENELSAMTRQCLARRIPDRETLEQETTAWYTQRNHSQKSVDWQFTTAEARIRLKRLYPQIEN; encoded by the exons TTGGTATCCATCGGCAAAGGAGCGGCTTACAAAATTAAGCACGCCAATATTCTGTTAAACATTGATGTGAATGGACAAGGATGGACGGATGAGGAAGCTGCCGCCGCCTTTAGTTGTCACCGTAACACAGTCGCCAATCTCAGGGAGCGATTGGTCAATGAAGGTGTGGAGTCAGCATTAAGCCGCAAGCCCCGCAAAACGCCGCCTCGTCAACCGATTATTGATGGAGAGGTAGAAGCAAAACTAATCGCCTTACGTTGTGGAGAACCGCCTGCTGGTCAAGCCCGTTGGACATTGAGGTTACTAGCCGACAAGGCGGTCGAGTTAGAAATTGTGCCAGCAATTAGTCACGAAACCGTGCGTC CAAGTGTTAAAAAAAACGAACTAAAACCTCATCTGCGACAGATGTACGTGATTCCACCAGAAAAGAGTGCCGAATTTGTGTCTAACATGGAAGATGTTCTAGAAATTTATCACCGACCCTATGACCCCAATTGTCCAGTGATTTGCATGGATGAGCAACCTATACAATTGGTCAAAGAAACCCGCCTTCCTCTACCAGCCAAACCTGGACAGCCAGAGGCGCATGATTACGAATATGAACGCAATGGAACAGCCAATATCTTTATGTTTACAGAACCCTTGTCTGGGTGGCGAAAGACAGTTGTCAGTGAACGTAGAACATCGGTTGACTGGGCAACAGAAATTAAGAATTTACTCGATAACGACTATGCTGATAACGACAAAGTCATTTTAGTATGTGATCAGCTAAATACTCACAAACTTGCCTCACTATATGAAGCATTTGAGCCTTCCACGGCTCGTCGTCTAGTCGAACGGTTGGAAATTCACCATACCCCAAAACATGGCAGTTGGCTTAATATTGCTGAAAACGAGCTGTCCGCAATGACTCGGCAATGCCTAGCTCGTCGAATTCCAGATCGGGAAACTTTAGAGCAAGAAACAACGGCTTGGTACACTCAGCGCAATCATTCCCAAAAGTCGGTAGATTGGCAATTCACGACGGCTGAGGCTCGTATCCGTCTCAAGCGTCTTTATCCACAAATAGAAAATTGA
- a CDS encoding N-6 DNA methylase gives MPDKASRSLHCWILDLTGKVSIFNESQFHRENNIARELGNVINTFFVGSVRRNMLGSIEHYYGVIRRTAANIYNHQEKQKFLKAIYENFYKAYNPKAADRLGIVYTPSEIVKFMIESVDYLLDKHFGKLLQDKNVEILDPATGTGTFITELIEYINKDKLKYKYQHEIHCNEVAILPYYIANLNIEFLSTGQKM, from the coding sequence TTGCCAGATAAAGCCTCTAGAAGTTTGCATTGCTGGATTTTGGACTTAACGGGAAAAGTCAGTATTTTCAATGAGTCGCAATTTCATCGAGAAAATAATATTGCCCGTGAGTTAGGTAATGTGATTAATACGTTTTTTGTTGGTTCAGTTCGACGTAATATGTTAGGCAGTATTGAACATTATTATGGAGTAATTCGACGCACGGCAGCTAATATCTATAATCATCAAGAAAAGCAAAAGTTTTTGAAGGCAATTTATGAGAATTTTTATAAGGCTTATAATCCGAAAGCGGCGGATCGTTTGGGCATTGTTTATACGCCCAGTGAGATTGTTAAGTTTATGATTGAGAGTGTAGATTATTTATTAGATAAGCATTTTGGCAAGTTATTACAGGATAAAAATGTAGAGATTTTAGACCCGGCAACGGGGACGGGAACTTTTATCACTGAGTTAATTGAGTATATTAATAAGGATAAGTTAAAGTATAAATATCAGCATGAAATTCACTGTAATGAGGTGGCAATTTTGCCCTATTATATTGCCAATTTGAATATTGAATTTCTAAGTACAGGACAAAAAATGTAG
- a CDS encoding ISKra4 family transposase (programmed frameshift), giving the protein MLSENEKRIQELCQELGECLYQQSQVKTFNNLGEIEETVRDLMIQYVNPEIGNFFVKTSTEETTGRIRTVKSILGELPITEKQAKKLELKPRTQMSPMLEKNCLLLSGDESYGKAAKKIQSLTGIAVSHSTQQRLVHRYHFEELPSNTEVEEISIDGGKVRLRTPKGEPLIWRDYKGVSFHQLGVAAFFQDNSALLDLVNSQILAKPLICLGDGHDGIWNLFREIGQKHERVEILDWYHLIENLYKVGGSFQRIEEVKSFLWTGEVDAAISCFEGWSEPQAENFIIYLNKHKHRIVNYGYLQAEGISIGSGSVESQVKQIGHRLKITGASWNSDNVPQVLRHRCSYLNDYLF; this is encoded by the exons GTGTTATCAGAAAATGAAAAAAGGATTCAAGAGTTATGTCAAGAGTTGGGAGAATGTCTCTATCAACAATCTCAAGTTAAAACATTTAATAATTTGGGCGAAATAGAGGAGACTGTCAGAGACTTAATGATTCAGTATGTCAACCCAGAAATAGGTA ATTTTTTTGTCAAAACAAGTACCGAGGAAACCACAGGTCGGATACGAACAGTAAAAAGTATTTTGGGGGAATTGCCCATTACAGAAAAACAAGCGAAGAAATTAGAACTAAAGCCTCGAACTCAGATGAGTCCAATGTTAGAGAAGAACTGTTTGCTACTGAGTGGCGATGAGTCTTATGGAAAAGCAGCTAAGAAAATCCAATCATTGACGGGAATTGCTGTTTCTCACAGTACGCAACAACGCCTTGTACATCGCTATCATTTTGAAGAATTACCCTCTAACACAGAAGTCGAAGAAATTAGCATAGATGGTGGGAAGGTACGACTCAGAACTCCCAAGGGAGAACCCTTAATTTGGCGTGATTATAAAGGAGTCAGTTTTCATCAATTGGGGGTAGCTGCCTTTTTTCAAGATAACTCGGCTTTATTAGATTTGGTTAATTCTCAAATTTTGGCTAAGCCTTTAATTTGTTTGGGAGATGGACATGATGGTATCTGGAACTTATTTCGTGAGATAGGACAGAAACATGAGCGAGTTGAAATTTTGGACTGGTATCACTTAATTGAAAACCTCTATAAAGTTGGGGGGTCATTCCAGCGAATTGAGGAGGTCAAGTCTTTTCTTTGGACGGGTGAAGTGGATGCCGCTATCTCCTGTTTTGAGGGATGGTCAGAGCCTCAAGCTGAGAATTTTATCATTTATTTAAACAAGCATAAACATCGGATTGTCAATTATGGTTATTTGCAGGCAGAGGGCATTTCTATTGGCTCTGGCTCTGTCGAATCTCAAGTTAAACAAATTGGTCATCGTCTTAAAATTACTGGTGCGAGTTGGAATTCTGACAATGTACCACAAGTCCTTCGTCATCGCTGTTCCTATTTAAATGATTACCTTTTTTGA
- a CDS encoding IS1 family transposase — translation MSTLNKSSIDLLSDIGLPQEKEEALFQKNCPHCYSEKVKIHSHYQTKGNGERKMFICQECGSCFAETYGSVIAGLETPLSEIVKVLKARMEGIGLNAAARVFGYAKTTILNWEKKLSGLQETLFLYALVNEFVKLVIEGDELYTKVGKNKEASASEGWTIVLMDRASRFIWHLKCGKKEQKLFLEAMMTVAELFERSAESLQLFTDGEKRYSQLLFNICHEVLRTGKRGRPTKVLPKGMVVRLKNKSSKRRDSEGKLEKVETPKTEHPETTEKPEDKDVHANHVEAFNSSLRRYLAAFRRRTNTYAKSVVGLQRVLDIFWMVHNFVRSHFTTKKVPAVALGIIQKGLTWEDLLQIRLIC, via the coding sequence ATGTCAACATTGAATAAAAGCTCAATTGACCTCCTAAGTGATATTGGCTTACCTCAAGAGAAAGAGGAAGCCTTATTTCAGAAAAACTGCCCTCATTGCTATAGTGAAAAAGTAAAAATACATTCTCATTACCAAACGAAAGGTAACGGGGAACGTAAAATGTTCATCTGTCAAGAATGTGGTTCTTGTTTTGCTGAGACTTATGGTAGCGTAATCGCTGGCTTAGAAACCCCATTAAGTGAAATTGTAAAAGTATTAAAAGCCAGAATGGAAGGAATAGGATTAAATGCAGCAGCCCGAGTATTCGGCTACGCAAAAACAACAATATTGAATTGGGAAAAGAAATTATCAGGATTACAAGAGACATTATTTTTATACGCCTTAGTGAATGAATTTGTTAAATTAGTAATAGAAGGGGATGAACTATACACAAAAGTTGGAAAAAATAAAGAAGCAAGTGCCTCTGAGGGGTGGACAATCGTGCTCATGGACAGGGCTAGCCGCTTTATTTGGCATTTAAAATGTGGTAAAAAAGAGCAGAAATTATTTCTAGAAGCAATGATGACGGTAGCGGAATTATTTGAAAGGAGTGCAGAATCTCTCCAGTTATTTACAGATGGAGAAAAGCGATATAGTCAACTGCTATTTAATATTTGTCACGAAGTATTAAGGACTGGGAAGCGAGGTCGTCCCACCAAAGTATTACCGAAGGGTATGGTGGTAAGATTAAAAAATAAGAGTAGTAAACGTCGAGATTCTGAGGGTAAACTAGAGAAAGTAGAAACTCCGAAAACTGAACATCCTGAGACAACAGAAAAACCAGAAGACAAGGATGTTCATGCCAACCACGTTGAGGCATTTAATAGTTCTCTACGACGCTATTTAGCCGCCTTTCGTCGTCGAACAAATACTTATGCTAAATCTGTTGTGGGATTACAGCGAGTGCTAGATATTTTCTGGATGGTTCATAACTTTGTTCGCAGCCATTTTACGACGAAAAAAGTTCCTGCGGTAGCTCTCGGTATAATTCAAAAAGGGTTAACTTGGGAGGACTTACTCCAAATTCGCCTGATTTGTTGA
- a CDS encoding type II toxin-antitoxin system PemK/MazF family toxin, with amino-acid sequence MTDRVLQVGDVVTFKFPSQVPRGREQEGFRPAIVVGLPSRLGKLRFPLIFVVPMTTDRGQDWVINSPNLYVRFAAGVAGLKSLSIALLDQVRAIDLARVVLYRGSLTSQQYRANASKNDTDTRTL; translated from the coding sequence ATGACAGATCGGGTTTTACAGGTTGGTGATGTTGTAACGTTTAAATTTCCTAGTCAGGTTCCCAGGGGCAGAGAGCAGGAGGGTTTTAGACCAGCTATTGTGGTTGGGCTTCCGAGTCGTTTAGGCAAGCTAAGATTTCCGCTCATTTTTGTTGTGCCGATGACAACGGATCGAGGGCAAGATTGGGTGATAAATTCTCCTAATTTATATGTTCGGTTTGCGGCGGGAGTTGCTGGCTTAAAATCTCTTTCAATTGCCCTTTTAGATCAGGTTCGTGCCATTGATCTTGCTCGTGTTGTTTTGTATCGGGGTAGTCTCACGTCTCAACAATACAGGGCGAACGCATCTAAAAATGATACAGATACAAGAACATTATAG
- a CDS encoding DUF4277 domain-containing protein yields the protein MNEQLQENDRAKISAGLVFKAMILNGLGFIHSPLYLFSQFFEDKPLEHLLGKGVKASYLKSRCRAKGRQMRGDFGGRETNISKPPAEWLRTMKALCRFLRWSPPERIVFDYRLSDEFFNRHKGRSTEFGDRPNPNVKF from the coding sequence ATTAATGAACAGTTACAAGAAAATGACCGTGCCAAAATCAGCGCAGGCCTAGTGTTCAAAGCGATGATTCTCAATGGTCTAGGATTTATCCACTCTCCGTTGTATTTATTCAGTCAGTTTTTTGAAGATAAACCCCTAGAACATCTCTTAGGAAAAGGAGTAAAAGCCAGTTACCTCAAGTCGCGCTGTCGCGCTAAAGGTCGCCAAATGCGCGGTGATTTTGGCGGTAGGGAAACAAATATTTCCAAGCCTCCTGCCGAGTGGCTACGGACTATGAAGGCTTTATGTCGGTTCCTACGTTGGTCTCCACCAGAGCGTATTGTCTTCGATTATAGATTATCGGATGAGTTTTTCAACCGACATAAAGGGAGAAGTACAGAGTTTGGCGATCGTCCAAATCCTAATGTGAAGTTCTAG
- a CDS encoding fatty acid desaturase encodes MQATQTLQTVPREFLKADGGFNPNVLMFSTALMLIGLSVLGYWCWGLPDWLCFCANVLALHLSGTVIHDASHNSAHRNRILNAILGHGSALMLGFAFPVFTRVHLQHHAHVNDPDDDPDHYVSTGGPLLLIAARFFYHEIFFFKRQLWRKYELLEWFLSRLFLLTIVSLGIYFDFIGYIMNFWFVPALVVGIALGLFFDYLPHRPFQERDRWKNARVYPSPILNLMIFGQNYHLIHHLWPSIPWYNYQPAYYATKSLLDQKGCDQCLGLLEGKNFWGFLYDIFLGIRFHHQNDKNIS; translated from the coding sequence ATGCAGGCGACGCAGACACTGCAAACTGTCCCCAGGGAATTTCTGAAGGCAGATGGCGGATTTAATCCCAACGTCTTGATGTTTTCCACTGCCCTGATGCTAATTGGACTATCGGTTCTGGGTTATTGGTGTTGGGGGCTCCCGGATTGGCTCTGCTTCTGCGCCAATGTTCTGGCCTTACATTTATCGGGGACAGTGATCCATGATGCTTCTCATAATTCAGCCCATCGCAATCGCATTTTGAATGCCATTCTGGGTCACGGTAGTGCTTTAATGCTGGGTTTTGCCTTTCCTGTGTTTACCAGAGTCCATCTCCAACACCATGCTCATGTCAACGATCCCGATGATGATCCTGATCATTATGTTTCCACGGGCGGGCCGTTGTTATTGATTGCAGCCCGATTTTTTTACCATGAGATTTTCTTTTTTAAGCGGCAGTTGTGGCGTAAATATGAGCTATTAGAGTGGTTTTTGAGCCGTTTATTTCTCTTGACCATTGTTTCTTTGGGGATTTATTTTGATTTTATTGGCTATATTATGAATTTTTGGTTTGTCCCAGCCCTAGTGGTTGGCATTGCTCTGGGTTTATTTTTTGACTATTTGCCCCATCGTCCTTTTCAAGAACGCGATCGCTGGAAGAATGCCAGGGTATATCCTAGTCCGATCCTCAATTTAATGATTTTTGGCCAAAATTATCATCTCATTCACCATCTTTGGCCCTCGATTCCTTGGTACAATTATCAGCCCGCCTATTATGCGACCAAATCTTTGCTAGATCAAAAAGGCTGTGATCAGTGTTTGGGTTTGCTAGAGGGCAAAAATTTCTGGGGTTTTCTTTACGATATTTTTCTAGGGATTCGTTTTCATCATCAAAACGACAAAAATATTTCCTAA
- a CDS encoding IS4 family transposase: MTTAAVEEYKIMLSVGDTTFLDYRNIKEKREGYGPTGKGGNGLILHSALAIEPEKGQVLGLLWQKLWNREVKEKPPTDETAKQKKERQKEQRKAARQRPFEEKESYKWVEALNTCEKQVESSTRVIHVFDREGDVSEVFDSVRQLKHTGVLVRASHNRSLDKNSERLWQHLESEPIRFHQEIEIPSTGKRKARKVKLAVRFCSVNLRTPYRFDNRDPLNVYAVYATEIDCPEGETPLSWMLLTTEVVETIEMAVTILRWYTYRWRVEEFHKVLKSGCQSERYRLASDGMKTLLGFLSVIAVELLHVTYLHRTQPDALAIEILNPLQLQVLKAAASQKLPPILTVAWAVESVAFLGGYLEHRRKTPLGIQVLWRGWLKLHDLCQGWQLAIRT; the protein is encoded by the coding sequence ATGACAACTGCCGCCGTAGAAGAATATAAGATAATGCTATCAGTCGGAGATACGACCTTCTTAGATTATCGCAATATCAAGGAAAAAAGGGAAGGGTATGGGCCGACTGGAAAAGGAGGGAATGGATTAATACTGCATAGTGCTTTAGCAATTGAGCCAGAAAAAGGACAAGTATTAGGTTTATTATGGCAAAAACTGTGGAATAGGGAGGTAAAAGAAAAGCCCCCAACAGATGAAACGGCGAAGCAGAAAAAAGAAAGACAGAAAGAACAAAGAAAAGCAGCTCGTCAAAGACCATTTGAGGAAAAAGAATCCTACAAATGGGTAGAGGCTCTAAACACCTGTGAGAAACAGGTAGAAAGTTCAACGAGGGTAATTCATGTATTTGACAGAGAAGGAGATGTTTCAGAAGTCTTTGACTCAGTGCGTCAACTCAAGCATACAGGAGTGCTGGTCAGAGCGTCTCATAATCGTAGTTTAGACAAAAATAGTGAACGACTTTGGCAACATTTGGAATCAGAACCGATTCGTTTTCATCAAGAAATCGAGATTCCGAGTACAGGAAAAAGAAAAGCACGGAAGGTTAAGCTTGCCGTCCGATTTTGCTCAGTTAATCTACGAACTCCCTATCGTTTTGATAATCGTGACCCGTTGAATGTCTATGCTGTTTATGCGACAGAAATCGATTGTCCCGAAGGCGAAACTCCTTTATCTTGGATGCTTCTGACTACAGAAGTTGTTGAGACTATTGAGATGGCTGTCACTATTCTTCGTTGGTACACCTACCGATGGCGGGTTGAAGAATTTCATAAAGTCCTTAAGTCTGGTTGTCAGAGTGAGCGTTATCGACTTGCCTCTGATGGAATGAAAACTCTTTTGGGTTTTTTAAGTGTCATTGCTGTTGAACTTTTACACGTTACTTATCTTCATCGTACCCAGCCCGATGCTCTCGCGATTGAAATTCTTAATCCTCTTCAACTTCAGGTGTTAAAAGCAGCCGCCTCTCAAAAACTTCCCCCTATTTTGACTGTTGCTTGGGCTGTCGAGTCTGTTGCTTTTCTTGGTGGTTATCTTGAACATCGTCGTAAAACTCCTCTCGGTATCCAAGTCCTTTGGCGCGGTTGGTTGAAGTTGCATGACCTTTGCCAAGGCTGGCAGCTTGCAATCCGCACTTAA